A genomic region of Stigmatopora nigra isolate UIUO_SnigA chromosome 16, RoL_Snig_1.1, whole genome shotgun sequence contains the following coding sequences:
- the rreb1a gene encoding ras-responsive element-binding protein 1 isoform X1, translated as MGGLQNMENAPEPREVGAAGAVGAVGAAVSARNGEPAEQTAPVGPASASGAVCPLPPLSGRALSPALLLRPPAEPEKTEESGRGGVADLSSINAMMSAVMSATGRINGDAGSDVAPGASPSPSSCRGSPSSDKTSAAGRAAPGRNVRRSQDAKDERATHVCPLCDKSCQSQHQLTMHIRQHNVDAGATDHSCSICGKCLSSASSLDRHMLVHSGERPYKCSVCSQTFTTNGNMHRHMKIHEKDPASGLLPVSPPSPTKRRRPSVKRRQDPEDEGGEEPPAKKATEELPSEEATAGAPTTPAAGDETTLPCPICFRSCVGRAELDAHMDTHPDSALRCDLCRLSFRTHRGLLRHNAGIHKLLPRDPGGRPFIQTNPSIPAGFNDLAFIDFSCKKFARIAQVWCETNLRRCVGKFHRFVCERCDKAFPLRSALDLHKIRQHWPVVGDAPRAAPDDAVPPLSPRDHFMEALGLRHVSKVTLPPTEDEIHQAHLDSIKAIHVEPLGCSLPQEPAFPAAGAGGPAAPGGPPPDRTSTLQGLSQRDALGLLSLQPFQAGFLLQPDGGGAATAGGGGSAFKPGEAAGVLELADIHRVLKAAASATGAGDRSGPAFPGPEATPSEAGPPRSPRPELTACTPPPPRSWQRASSGHAGPGSPSSDSPPAGTGGKGAAGGEAEGSFPCRFCERVFSFSGVLQAHMRFHLGILPHQCNICDYVAPDKATLIRHLRTHSGERPYICRVCHYPFTVKANCERHLRKKHGKTSRKDIEKHIKCVFSAEPGVSGGEARAGPGLAEAACRFCGQDLKTYRALQIHLRTHNGCQRKPFECRRCGAAFLAKRNCIHHLLKQHPEVQEREIEEHIAATAARLPAAGCRVKTEDYGGRDPDQPLDFSAKGRGAPPVVKAEVTSPLSEPPSPDQPVDLSIPGKRPWREDAEKRRFKPEQNGRARPPPPPSCPGAAAASPAPAPAPSPPGGLRLAPAGLLPMGPIPRPQRLKPLLPKPTSVKELPPLASIAQIIHSVSAAPDLLKRESTAAAAGEAERQPASRSPRDPPEMPCDDGARKKNGKKMAHEVLPLLGGAVDLESSGEFASVEKMLATTDANKFTNFLQTEDVPSETPAGDGQRAPADKEAGPRERGKTGTAAGTAAGTAAGTAGAAPPQSKGKKNAYSNSVQKMTCPFCPRVFPWASSLQRHMLTHTGQKPFPCPRCDAFFSTKSNCERHLLRKHGVTNRSLRRNGVLARKESDEGSPESAGSQSDAEPPADERTVAACATPDVPPEPKGGELSPSAPAVSSLPAPTCQLQSRQAEDDALREAARPVPVAGECRRDEHVDDDDDCRSDKSLDLNFGSKLIDFKLSDSAGAAPEGAPDRRHVCGTCRKGFRYATTLARHEKAHLSREAAPDTDDDGGDEEGPESGADIVVERGDAPQSDDDDKDERADGDKDERGSGDDDKDERADDEAESPEGDEEADYPEGPEGPEGDDEAKSPDSRDGAVADKRKKKTCVVCAKRFWSLQDLTRHMRSHTGERPYRCATCERTFTLKHSLVRHQRIHANKTGGEDGAARPPSENDNESAKESDDGRVSDPEAAGRTDALSPEPPDGADGADGEPPPAGAD; from the exons ATGGGAGGACTCCAAA ACATGGAGAATGCCCCGGAGCCGCGGGAAGTGGGCGCAGCCGGCGCTGTCGGCGCAGTCGGCGCGGCTGTCTCTGCGAGGAACGGAGAGCCGGCGGAGCAGACGGCGCCCGTGGGGCCGGCCAGTGCGTCCGGCGCCGTTTGCCCTCTCCCGCCGCTTTCTGGCCGGGCCCTTTCGCCAGCTCTGCTTCTCCGCCCGCCAGCCGAGCCCGAGAAGACGGAAGAGAGCGGCCGGGGCGGAGTCGCCGACCTGTCCTCCATCAACGCCATGATGTCGGCGGTCATGTCGGCCACGGGCAGAATTAACGGAGACGCGGGGAGCGACGTGGCACCGGGAGCCTCTCCCAG CCCGTCGTCCTGTCGCGGCAGCCCGTCCTCCGACAAGACGTCGGCGGCCGGCAGGGCGGCGCCGGGGCGCAACGTCCGACGCAGTCAG GACGCCAAGGACGAGCGCGCCACTCACGTCTGCCCGCTTTGCGACAAGAGTTGCCAGTCTCAGCATCAGCTCACCATGCACATCAGACAG CACAACGTGGACGCGGGCGCCACGGACCACTCGTGCAGCATTTGCGGCAAGTGTTTGAGCTCGGCGTCTTCGCTGGATCGCCACATGCTGGTGCACAGCGGCGAAAGGCCCTACAAGTGCAGCGTCTGCTCGCAGACCTTCACCACCAACGGCAACATGCACAG ACACATGAAGATTCACGAGAAGGACCCGGCCAGCGGCCTCCTGCCCGTCAGCCCGCCGTCGCCCACCAAGCGCCGCCGTCCCTCCGTCAAGAGGCGGCAGGACCCAGAGGACGAGGGCGGCGAGGAGCCCCCCGCCAAGAAG GCGACGGAGGAATTGCCCTCGGAGGAAGCCACGGCGGGGGCGCCCACCACGCCGGCCGCCGGGGACGAAACGACGCTCCCGTGTCCCATCTGCTTCAGGAGCTGCGTGGGCAGAGCGGAGCTGGACGCGCACATGGACACTCACCCGGACAGCGCCCTCAG GTGCGACCTGTGCCGCCTTTCTTTCCGGACCCATCGCGGTCTGTTGCGCCACAACGCGGGAATCCACAAGCTCCTGCCCCGAGACCCCGGCGGGCGACCGTTCATCCAGACCAATCCGTCCATCCCCGCCGGCTTCAACGACTTGGCCTTCATCGACTTTTCTTGCAAGAAGTTTGCCCGTATCGCTCAG GTGTGGTGCGAGACCAACCTCCGACGCTGCGTGGGCAAGTTTCACCGCTTCGTGTGCGAGCGCTGCGACAAAGCCTTCCCGCTGCGCTCGGCACTGGACCTCCACAAGATCCGCCAACACTGGCCGGTGGTGGGCGACGCCCCGAGGGCCGCCCCCGACGACGCGGTCCCCCCGCTTTCCCCTCGGGATCACTTCATGGAGGCGCTGGGACTCAGGCACGTGTCCAAG GTGACGCTTCCCCCCACGGAGGACGAGATCCACCAGGCGCACCTGGACAGCATCAAGGCCATCCACGTGGAGCCCCTCGGCTGCAGCCTCCCCCAGGAGCCCGCCTTCCCGGCGGCGGGCGCCGGCGGGCCGGCGGCCCCGGGCGGGCCCCCGCCCGACCGGACGTCCACGCTGCAGGGTCTGTCCCAGAGAGACGCCCTGGGCCTGCTGTCCCTGCAGCCCTTCCAGGCCGGCTTCCTGCTACAGcccgacggcggcggcgccgccaccgccggaGGCGGGGGGAGCGCCTTCAAGCCCGGCGAGGCGGCCGGCGTGCTGGAGCTGGCCGACATCCACCGCGTCCTCAAAGCGGCGGCTTCGGCCACGGGCGCCGGCGATCGCTCGGGGCCGGCCTTCCCCG GTCCCGAGGCCACGCCGTCGGAGGCCGGGCCCCCTCGGAGCCCCCGCCCGGAGCTGACGGCCTGTACCCCGCCGCCCCCGCGCAGCTGGCAGCGGGCCTCGTCGGGCCACGCCGGGCCCGGGTCGCCCTCCTCGGACTCGCCGCCGGCCGGCACGGGCGGGAAGGGGGCGGCGGGGGGCGAGGCGGAGGGCTCGTTCCCGTGCCGCTTCTGCGAGCGTGTCTTCTCCTTCTCGGGCGTCCTGCAGGCTCACATGCGCTTCCACTTGGGCATCCTGCCCCACCAGTGCAACATTTGCGACTACGTGGCGCCCGACAAGGCCACGCTGATCCGCCACCTGCGCACCCACAGCGGCGAGCGCCCCTACATCTGCCGCGTCTGCCACTACCCCTTCACCGTCAAGGCCAACTGCGAGCGCCACCTCCGCAAGAAACACGGCAAGACGTCCAGGAAGGACATCGAGAAACACATCAAGTGCGTGTTCTCGGCCGAGCCCGGCGTCTCGGGGGGCGAGGCCCGGGCGGGCCCGGGCCTCGCCGAGGCGGCCTGCCGCTTCTGCGGACAGGACTTGAAGACGTACCGGGCCCTGCAGATCCACCTGCGCACGCACAACGGCTGCCAGCGGAAGCCCTTTGAGTGTCGCCGCTGCGGCGCCGCCTTCCTGGCCAAGCGCAACTGCATCCACCACCTCCTCAAGCAGCACCCGGAGGTCCAGGAGCGCGAGATCGAGGAGCAcatcgccgccaccgccgcccgcCTCCCGGCGGCCGGCTGCCGGGTCAAGACGGAGGACTACGGGGGGCGGGACCCGGACCAACCCCTGGACTTTTCGGCCAAGGGGCGGGGCGCGCCGCCCGTGGTCAAGGCGGAAGTCACGTCGCCCCTCTCGGAGCCGCCTTCCCCGGACCAGCCCGTGGACCTGTCCATCCCCGGCAAGCGGCCGTGGCGGGAGGATGCCGAGAAGCGCCGTTTCAAACCGGAGCAAAACGGCAGGgcgaggccgccgccgccgccgtcttgTCCCGGCGCGGCGGCGGCCTCGCCGGCCCCGGCCCCGGCCCCATCGCCTCCCGGGGGCCTCCGCTTGGCCCCGGCGGGCCTCCTCCCGATGGGCCCCATCCCCCGCCCCCAGCGCCTCAAGCCCCTCCTGCCCAAACCCACCTCGGTGAAGGAGCTGCCCCCTCTGGCCTCCATTGCGCAGATCATTCACTCAGTGTCCGCCGCTCCCGACCTGTTGAAGAGAGagtcgacggcggcggcggcgggggaggCCGAGCGCCAGCCGGCCAGCCGCTCGCCCCGCGACCCGCCGGAGATGCCCTGCGACGACGGCGCCAG GAAGAAGAACGGCAAGAAGATGGCTCACGAGGTCCTCCCGCTGCTGGGCGGTGCCGTGGACCTGGAGTCCAGCGGCGAGTTTGCCAGCGTGGAGAAGATGCTGGCCACCACCGACGCCAACAAGTTCACCAACTTCCTGCAGACGGAGGACGTCCCTTCCGAGACGCCCGCGGGAG ACGGCCAGCGAGCGCCGGCGGACAAGGAGGCCGGTCCGAGGGAGCGAGGCAAGACGGGGACGGCGGCGGGGACGGCGGCGGGGACGGCGGCGGGGACGGCTGGGGCCGCCCCTCCGCAGTCCAAAGGCAAGAAGAACGCCTACTCCAACTCGGTCCAGAAGATGACCTGCCCCTTTTGCCCTCGGGTCTTCCCCTGGGCCAGCTCGCTGCAGAGGCACATGCTGACGCACACCG GTCAGAAGCCCTTCCCCTGCCCGCGCTGCGACGCCTTCTTTTCCACCAAGTCCAACTGCGAGCGCCACCTGCTGAGGAAGCACGGCGTCACCAACCGCTCCCTGAGGCGTAACGGCGTCCTGGCTAGGAAAGAAAGTGACGAGGGCTCGCCCGAGAGCGCCG GGAGCCAGTCTGACGCCGAGCCGCCGGCCGACGAGCGGACCGTGGCGGCGTGCGCCACTCCTGACGTGCCGCCGGAGCCGAAGGGGGGGGAGCTCTCGCCGTCCGCCCCAG CCGTGTCGTCGCTTCCCGCCCCGACGTGCCAGCTCCAGTCCCGGCAGGCAGAGGACGACGCCTTGCGAGAAGCGGCCCGCCCGGTGCCGGTCGCCGGCGAG TGCCGTCGGGACGAGCAcgtggacgacgacgacgactgtCGCAGCGACAAAAGTTTGGATTTGAACTTTGGCTCCAAGCTGATCGACTTCAAACTGTCCGACTCGGCCGGCGCCGCCCCCGAAGGCGCCCCGGACCGGCGGCACGTCTGCGGCACGTGCCGCAAAGGCTTCCGCTATGCCACCACGCTGGCCCGTCACGAGAAGGCGCACCTGAGCCGGGAGGCTGCGCCCGACACGGACGACGACGGAGGCGACGAGGAGGGGCCCGAGAGCGGCGCGGACATCGTGGTGGAACGCGGCGATGCCCCGCAAAGCGATGACGACGACAAGGATGAGCGCGCCGACGGCGACAAGGACGAGCGCGGCAGCGGCGACGACGACAAGGACGAGCGCGCCGACGACGAGGCCGAGAGTCCGGAGGGGGACGAGGAGGCCGACTACCCCGAGGGCCCCGAGGGCCCCGAGGGCGACGACGAAGCCAAGAGCCCGGACTCGCGCGACGGCGCCGTGGCAGACAAACGCAAGAAGAAGACCTGCGTGGTTTGCGCCAAACGTTTCTGGTCGCTGCAGGACCTCACCAGGCACATGAGGTCGCACACGG GCGAACGTCCTTACCGCTGCGCCACCTGCGAACGCACGTTCACGCTCAAGCACAGCCTGGTCCGCCACCAACGCATTCACGCCAACAAGACGGGCGGCGAGGACGGCGCCGCCCGCCCCCCCTCCGAGAACGACAACGAGAGCGCCAAGGAATCGGACGACGGCCGGGTCTCGGACCCGGAGGCcgccggacggacggacgcccTGTCTCCCGAGCCGCCGGACGGGGCCGACGGGGCCGACGGGGAGCCTCCGCCGGCGGGCGCTGACTGA
- the rreb1a gene encoding ras-responsive element-binding protein 1 isoform X2 has protein sequence MENAPEPREVGAAGAVGAVGAAVSARNGEPAEQTAPVGPASASGAVCPLPPLSGRALSPALLLRPPAEPEKTEESGRGGVADLSSINAMMSAVMSATGRINGDAGSDVAPGASPSPSSCRGSPSSDKTSAAGRAAPGRNVRRSQDAKDERATHVCPLCDKSCQSQHQLTMHIRQHNVDAGATDHSCSICGKCLSSASSLDRHMLVHSGERPYKCSVCSQTFTTNGNMHRHMKIHEKDPASGLLPVSPPSPTKRRRPSVKRRQDPEDEGGEEPPAKKATEELPSEEATAGAPTTPAAGDETTLPCPICFRSCVGRAELDAHMDTHPDSALRCDLCRLSFRTHRGLLRHNAGIHKLLPRDPGGRPFIQTNPSIPAGFNDLAFIDFSCKKFARIAQVWCETNLRRCVGKFHRFVCERCDKAFPLRSALDLHKIRQHWPVVGDAPRAAPDDAVPPLSPRDHFMEALGLRHVSKVTLPPTEDEIHQAHLDSIKAIHVEPLGCSLPQEPAFPAAGAGGPAAPGGPPPDRTSTLQGLSQRDALGLLSLQPFQAGFLLQPDGGGAATAGGGGSAFKPGEAAGVLELADIHRVLKAAASATGAGDRSGPAFPGPEATPSEAGPPRSPRPELTACTPPPPRSWQRASSGHAGPGSPSSDSPPAGTGGKGAAGGEAEGSFPCRFCERVFSFSGVLQAHMRFHLGILPHQCNICDYVAPDKATLIRHLRTHSGERPYICRVCHYPFTVKANCERHLRKKHGKTSRKDIEKHIKCVFSAEPGVSGGEARAGPGLAEAACRFCGQDLKTYRALQIHLRTHNGCQRKPFECRRCGAAFLAKRNCIHHLLKQHPEVQEREIEEHIAATAARLPAAGCRVKTEDYGGRDPDQPLDFSAKGRGAPPVVKAEVTSPLSEPPSPDQPVDLSIPGKRPWREDAEKRRFKPEQNGRARPPPPPSCPGAAAASPAPAPAPSPPGGLRLAPAGLLPMGPIPRPQRLKPLLPKPTSVKELPPLASIAQIIHSVSAAPDLLKRESTAAAAGEAERQPASRSPRDPPEMPCDDGARKKNGKKMAHEVLPLLGGAVDLESSGEFASVEKMLATTDANKFTNFLQTEDVPSETPAGDGQRAPADKEAGPRERGKTGTAAGTAAGTAAGTAGAAPPQSKGKKNAYSNSVQKMTCPFCPRVFPWASSLQRHMLTHTGQKPFPCPRCDAFFSTKSNCERHLLRKHGVTNRSLRRNGVLARKESDEGSPESAGSQSDAEPPADERTVAACATPDVPPEPKGGELSPSAPAVSSLPAPTCQLQSRQAEDDALREAARPVPVAGECRRDEHVDDDDDCRSDKSLDLNFGSKLIDFKLSDSAGAAPEGAPDRRHVCGTCRKGFRYATTLARHEKAHLSREAAPDTDDDGGDEEGPESGADIVVERGDAPQSDDDDKDERADGDKDERGSGDDDKDERADDEAESPEGDEEADYPEGPEGPEGDDEAKSPDSRDGAVADKRKKKTCVVCAKRFWSLQDLTRHMRSHTGERPYRCATCERTFTLKHSLVRHQRIHANKTGGEDGAARPPSENDNESAKESDDGRVSDPEAAGRTDALSPEPPDGADGADGEPPPAGAD, from the exons ATGGAGAATGCCCCGGAGCCGCGGGAAGTGGGCGCAGCCGGCGCTGTCGGCGCAGTCGGCGCGGCTGTCTCTGCGAGGAACGGAGAGCCGGCGGAGCAGACGGCGCCCGTGGGGCCGGCCAGTGCGTCCGGCGCCGTTTGCCCTCTCCCGCCGCTTTCTGGCCGGGCCCTTTCGCCAGCTCTGCTTCTCCGCCCGCCAGCCGAGCCCGAGAAGACGGAAGAGAGCGGCCGGGGCGGAGTCGCCGACCTGTCCTCCATCAACGCCATGATGTCGGCGGTCATGTCGGCCACGGGCAGAATTAACGGAGACGCGGGGAGCGACGTGGCACCGGGAGCCTCTCCCAG CCCGTCGTCCTGTCGCGGCAGCCCGTCCTCCGACAAGACGTCGGCGGCCGGCAGGGCGGCGCCGGGGCGCAACGTCCGACGCAGTCAG GACGCCAAGGACGAGCGCGCCACTCACGTCTGCCCGCTTTGCGACAAGAGTTGCCAGTCTCAGCATCAGCTCACCATGCACATCAGACAG CACAACGTGGACGCGGGCGCCACGGACCACTCGTGCAGCATTTGCGGCAAGTGTTTGAGCTCGGCGTCTTCGCTGGATCGCCACATGCTGGTGCACAGCGGCGAAAGGCCCTACAAGTGCAGCGTCTGCTCGCAGACCTTCACCACCAACGGCAACATGCACAG ACACATGAAGATTCACGAGAAGGACCCGGCCAGCGGCCTCCTGCCCGTCAGCCCGCCGTCGCCCACCAAGCGCCGCCGTCCCTCCGTCAAGAGGCGGCAGGACCCAGAGGACGAGGGCGGCGAGGAGCCCCCCGCCAAGAAG GCGACGGAGGAATTGCCCTCGGAGGAAGCCACGGCGGGGGCGCCCACCACGCCGGCCGCCGGGGACGAAACGACGCTCCCGTGTCCCATCTGCTTCAGGAGCTGCGTGGGCAGAGCGGAGCTGGACGCGCACATGGACACTCACCCGGACAGCGCCCTCAG GTGCGACCTGTGCCGCCTTTCTTTCCGGACCCATCGCGGTCTGTTGCGCCACAACGCGGGAATCCACAAGCTCCTGCCCCGAGACCCCGGCGGGCGACCGTTCATCCAGACCAATCCGTCCATCCCCGCCGGCTTCAACGACTTGGCCTTCATCGACTTTTCTTGCAAGAAGTTTGCCCGTATCGCTCAG GTGTGGTGCGAGACCAACCTCCGACGCTGCGTGGGCAAGTTTCACCGCTTCGTGTGCGAGCGCTGCGACAAAGCCTTCCCGCTGCGCTCGGCACTGGACCTCCACAAGATCCGCCAACACTGGCCGGTGGTGGGCGACGCCCCGAGGGCCGCCCCCGACGACGCGGTCCCCCCGCTTTCCCCTCGGGATCACTTCATGGAGGCGCTGGGACTCAGGCACGTGTCCAAG GTGACGCTTCCCCCCACGGAGGACGAGATCCACCAGGCGCACCTGGACAGCATCAAGGCCATCCACGTGGAGCCCCTCGGCTGCAGCCTCCCCCAGGAGCCCGCCTTCCCGGCGGCGGGCGCCGGCGGGCCGGCGGCCCCGGGCGGGCCCCCGCCCGACCGGACGTCCACGCTGCAGGGTCTGTCCCAGAGAGACGCCCTGGGCCTGCTGTCCCTGCAGCCCTTCCAGGCCGGCTTCCTGCTACAGcccgacggcggcggcgccgccaccgccggaGGCGGGGGGAGCGCCTTCAAGCCCGGCGAGGCGGCCGGCGTGCTGGAGCTGGCCGACATCCACCGCGTCCTCAAAGCGGCGGCTTCGGCCACGGGCGCCGGCGATCGCTCGGGGCCGGCCTTCCCCG GTCCCGAGGCCACGCCGTCGGAGGCCGGGCCCCCTCGGAGCCCCCGCCCGGAGCTGACGGCCTGTACCCCGCCGCCCCCGCGCAGCTGGCAGCGGGCCTCGTCGGGCCACGCCGGGCCCGGGTCGCCCTCCTCGGACTCGCCGCCGGCCGGCACGGGCGGGAAGGGGGCGGCGGGGGGCGAGGCGGAGGGCTCGTTCCCGTGCCGCTTCTGCGAGCGTGTCTTCTCCTTCTCGGGCGTCCTGCAGGCTCACATGCGCTTCCACTTGGGCATCCTGCCCCACCAGTGCAACATTTGCGACTACGTGGCGCCCGACAAGGCCACGCTGATCCGCCACCTGCGCACCCACAGCGGCGAGCGCCCCTACATCTGCCGCGTCTGCCACTACCCCTTCACCGTCAAGGCCAACTGCGAGCGCCACCTCCGCAAGAAACACGGCAAGACGTCCAGGAAGGACATCGAGAAACACATCAAGTGCGTGTTCTCGGCCGAGCCCGGCGTCTCGGGGGGCGAGGCCCGGGCGGGCCCGGGCCTCGCCGAGGCGGCCTGCCGCTTCTGCGGACAGGACTTGAAGACGTACCGGGCCCTGCAGATCCACCTGCGCACGCACAACGGCTGCCAGCGGAAGCCCTTTGAGTGTCGCCGCTGCGGCGCCGCCTTCCTGGCCAAGCGCAACTGCATCCACCACCTCCTCAAGCAGCACCCGGAGGTCCAGGAGCGCGAGATCGAGGAGCAcatcgccgccaccgccgcccgcCTCCCGGCGGCCGGCTGCCGGGTCAAGACGGAGGACTACGGGGGGCGGGACCCGGACCAACCCCTGGACTTTTCGGCCAAGGGGCGGGGCGCGCCGCCCGTGGTCAAGGCGGAAGTCACGTCGCCCCTCTCGGAGCCGCCTTCCCCGGACCAGCCCGTGGACCTGTCCATCCCCGGCAAGCGGCCGTGGCGGGAGGATGCCGAGAAGCGCCGTTTCAAACCGGAGCAAAACGGCAGGgcgaggccgccgccgccgccgtcttgTCCCGGCGCGGCGGCGGCCTCGCCGGCCCCGGCCCCGGCCCCATCGCCTCCCGGGGGCCTCCGCTTGGCCCCGGCGGGCCTCCTCCCGATGGGCCCCATCCCCCGCCCCCAGCGCCTCAAGCCCCTCCTGCCCAAACCCACCTCGGTGAAGGAGCTGCCCCCTCTGGCCTCCATTGCGCAGATCATTCACTCAGTGTCCGCCGCTCCCGACCTGTTGAAGAGAGagtcgacggcggcggcggcgggggaggCCGAGCGCCAGCCGGCCAGCCGCTCGCCCCGCGACCCGCCGGAGATGCCCTGCGACGACGGCGCCAG GAAGAAGAACGGCAAGAAGATGGCTCACGAGGTCCTCCCGCTGCTGGGCGGTGCCGTGGACCTGGAGTCCAGCGGCGAGTTTGCCAGCGTGGAGAAGATGCTGGCCACCACCGACGCCAACAAGTTCACCAACTTCCTGCAGACGGAGGACGTCCCTTCCGAGACGCCCGCGGGAG ACGGCCAGCGAGCGCCGGCGGACAAGGAGGCCGGTCCGAGGGAGCGAGGCAAGACGGGGACGGCGGCGGGGACGGCGGCGGGGACGGCGGCGGGGACGGCTGGGGCCGCCCCTCCGCAGTCCAAAGGCAAGAAGAACGCCTACTCCAACTCGGTCCAGAAGATGACCTGCCCCTTTTGCCCTCGGGTCTTCCCCTGGGCCAGCTCGCTGCAGAGGCACATGCTGACGCACACCG GTCAGAAGCCCTTCCCCTGCCCGCGCTGCGACGCCTTCTTTTCCACCAAGTCCAACTGCGAGCGCCACCTGCTGAGGAAGCACGGCGTCACCAACCGCTCCCTGAGGCGTAACGGCGTCCTGGCTAGGAAAGAAAGTGACGAGGGCTCGCCCGAGAGCGCCG GGAGCCAGTCTGACGCCGAGCCGCCGGCCGACGAGCGGACCGTGGCGGCGTGCGCCACTCCTGACGTGCCGCCGGAGCCGAAGGGGGGGGAGCTCTCGCCGTCCGCCCCAG CCGTGTCGTCGCTTCCCGCCCCGACGTGCCAGCTCCAGTCCCGGCAGGCAGAGGACGACGCCTTGCGAGAAGCGGCCCGCCCGGTGCCGGTCGCCGGCGAG TGCCGTCGGGACGAGCAcgtggacgacgacgacgactgtCGCAGCGACAAAAGTTTGGATTTGAACTTTGGCTCCAAGCTGATCGACTTCAAACTGTCCGACTCGGCCGGCGCCGCCCCCGAAGGCGCCCCGGACCGGCGGCACGTCTGCGGCACGTGCCGCAAAGGCTTCCGCTATGCCACCACGCTGGCCCGTCACGAGAAGGCGCACCTGAGCCGGGAGGCTGCGCCCGACACGGACGACGACGGAGGCGACGAGGAGGGGCCCGAGAGCGGCGCGGACATCGTGGTGGAACGCGGCGATGCCCCGCAAAGCGATGACGACGACAAGGATGAGCGCGCCGACGGCGACAAGGACGAGCGCGGCAGCGGCGACGACGACAAGGACGAGCGCGCCGACGACGAGGCCGAGAGTCCGGAGGGGGACGAGGAGGCCGACTACCCCGAGGGCCCCGAGGGCCCCGAGGGCGACGACGAAGCCAAGAGCCCGGACTCGCGCGACGGCGCCGTGGCAGACAAACGCAAGAAGAAGACCTGCGTGGTTTGCGCCAAACGTTTCTGGTCGCTGCAGGACCTCACCAGGCACATGAGGTCGCACACGG GCGAACGTCCTTACCGCTGCGCCACCTGCGAACGCACGTTCACGCTCAAGCACAGCCTGGTCCGCCACCAACGCATTCACGCCAACAAGACGGGCGGCGAGGACGGCGCCGCCCGCCCCCCCTCCGAGAACGACAACGAGAGCGCCAAGGAATCGGACGACGGCCGGGTCTCGGACCCGGAGGCcgccggacggacggacgcccTGTCTCCCGAGCCGCCGGACGGGGCCGACGGGGCCGACGGGGAGCCTCCGCCGGCGGGCGCTGACTGA